The DNA segment GGTCCACCTGGTAAATGCCCTTATGGAGAGTATGATTATGAAGTATTTAACCTAGCAAACTTATGTCAATTTAATGGATTCTGGGGATTAGCGGGGGCTATCCCTACTTCATTTGCACCATTTAGCGATGTTGTATTATGGGGAGGAGCGTCTCCAATAGTGCTCAATCCTTCAGCTCTAGTTCATTGTAATGTAAATATAACTGTAAGATATAGTGCTTGTTTAATACCCACAACTCCAGGAGGATATACTTTCTCGGTTAACTTTACAGATCCGTTGCCTGGAGCTACTGTAGAGAGAAACGTTCAGACCGTAACCTATGCAAATGAGTGGGCAACTGTTTACATCAATGGTCAGAAGGTATTTGAAGGAGAGTTTGTGAATAATCAATTACATGTGTTATATAGTAATATTCCTTGCTATCAGCAGAAAAATATTCCGATGTTTGGATGCTATTTGAAATCCCCAGTTAATATTACTGTAATATTTACGTTCAATATGTATGAAGGAAGTGCAAACAATCAACCAGTAGGTCCTGTTGGTCCTCAATCCAGCTGTAATTATCCAGTAGTATACTTTAATATAATGTGGTTGCCACCAGGAGCTCAATGGTTAACTTATATTCCAATAACTCAGTTGGAGCCGTATCAGGTGTGAAAAAATGAAGGCAAAACATTTTTTCTTATTCTTTGTATTTTTATTCCTTATATCTACTAATGTGCAATCTCAAATTTCATCCCCTTCTGTTGCAGTATCTTTAACTACTTTTGACGGAAAACTTTTTATGGCTTCATCTTCAGTAGTTTACGAATTCTGTCACGGTCAATGGGTTAAAATTTTACAAATGAATAATATAAAACAGATAGAAGGAGGTAAGGAGGGAATTTATATAAACAATGGAACTCTTTACTATTTTTACAAGCTAACTTATCTTATTCCTTTAAATATAACTAATCCTTTCAAGCTATTTTACGACAATTATACTGGTGAACTTTACGTTACCGGCAATTCACATCTTTATATTATAAATTGTAGTAGAGTGATCGCATCATATTATATTCCTCTAAGCTTCTGTTACGTTACGTTCAACTGCAATGAGGCCATTGTTGATAGTCAATGCGGTTACTTTATCTTCTTTTATAATGGTAGTGAACATTTAACGATAAGTTGTCAGGACGCTTTTTCCGGAATGCTTTTCGCTGACGGTAAATTTATTACAGGATCCTTCGATCCTAGAGGTCTCTTTATTTATAATAATCTCAGCGTCATTTACTTAAATAAGATCTGGGACATCTATCTGAGACAACTTCCAGAGTATAATATTACTTTAGTATGCACTAAAGTTACTCCCTGTTGTTTAATTTATTTTAAAGGAATGCTTTACATATCATCATTACAAGGAATTCAAGTAATTAACCTTGAAAATTATCAAAGCGTGTATTATAATCCATGCCCTGCTTATTCAATGATTATATATAATTGCTCAGTGTTAGTTGCTACTAAATCTGGAATTATTGCACTTAATATATCTTCTTTGCCAATTTATACACTAACTATAAAGAAAGTGGGAGGCCTTTATGGTAAGGTTTTAATTAATGGTACAGAATACACGTTTTATAATTGTCTTAAATTAAGATTGGAAGAAGGGATATATAATTTAACTTTCTTAAATTGTTCAATCTATAAACCGTGCATAAATAATGAGGTAATTAACCTAAATTGTAACAAAACATTAACTATAAAATACGTAGGAATTCCGGAGGAACTGAGTGTAATAATCGAAGACTTAAATAATGGGAGTAGATACAGCATAACTATAAACAATCAAACTTACTTTGAAGACAGTAATATAGTAAAATTCACACTACCTGCTGGACAGTATTGTGTTAAGATTGATATAAATGGAGTGACAAAGACCTTTATCGTAAACTTAATTCAGGATGAGGAGATAGTAATTAATGCGGGCTCATTTTATCTCACTGCTAATAATAGCACAATAACTGCTACTACTACTACTCATATCAGCAATAATAGCAATAACTCTCTTAGTTTAGCCTGTTATATAGCAATAGCTTTAGTAATTGTGGCATTAATATTCATGATAATGGTAATAAGGAGAAGACAGAGCTAAATTCCTGACAGATGAACGACAAGCCTCGTCCCTTCTATGGGCGGGGTAAAGCTATTTAAACTGTGGAACTTCAGTACAATTTGTGATCCTTTATTTTGAATTAGCTATTATATAACAAGAAAAGCGGAAGTGTTTAGCCTTTACTTTCTTGCAATTAATAACTATAATAAAGCCTTAGAATTTATTTCAAATTCATCCACCAACAATAATTAATAAGAAAGTTAATGTAGAAAATTTTACTCCATCTATATTACGTAGACGGTAATTTAAAAATCCTAGAGAAATCTTTTAAATAGATGATGAGAGCCCGTCCCCTCCGAATTCGTGAAGAACCCTGCGAAGGTCTGACATGTTAAGGTATTGCTAGTCACGTGAAAGCATAGTATCGCGATGTGTGAAAATCTTTGTAAAATGAGGAACGACATTAATCTTTACGGAAAAAGAGTTTCTAGAATCGGTTGCACATCTAGGAGAAGATAAAAATCAAGTCTCCAATTTTTCTATCAAGTCTTCAAGCTGTAATTCATATGCCTTCATTTTTAACTCTCCATTATAAAGGAGGAGTAAGGAGAGGGCTTCACTACCAGTCTTTATATCGTTTCCAGTGATGCAAGACGCCTTCTTTATTTCCCTATTCAAAACTACTACTAAACACTCTAAATTTTTCCCGAAAATCTTCACTATTCCTGCTTCTAACTTATGTATTACTTCCTTGAACTTCCCGATTACCTTGTTTGAGTCTCCTTCTTCGCTTAAAACTTCTACTTTATTTAACTCGAATTCTTCTGAAGGCTTGAAGTAAAACCTAATGAAAGGGATAAAGTGACCTTCAACTATGTGGGTCGCTAAATCAAACTCACTCCTTCCGAATATCCTAGACAGTACAGAGCTCTTATACTGTGCTTTAACTAAAAATGATATTCTCGTCTTATTATCTCCTAGAGGAGTGAGGATGAAGGAAATTTCCCACTCGAATTTTCCATCAAACGTACCTCCTTTGTACTTTATCTCCCCCGAAGATATTTCTGGTCCTCTCATGTAACCAAGAGTAACGCGGTAGTTTTCTGGGGTGCCGAAAACGTAAGCTACCTCAAAATCGTTTTCCGGAGAGTTTAAGTATTCGGGAGTTACATATTCTCCCTTTAGTTTGTCCTTAACCCTCAGAATCCCTATATGTCCAACTATTCCAGCAAAGAAGAACGGGTTTATTAACACTCCCATTACTGTGGATCTGTTAGCGTTTACTACTATTTCATTTCTATATGTCATGAGTGTAATTAATAGTATGTAATATTTAAACTTATTTCTAGATAATATATATAGTCTTAAATAGAAAACGAACGAATATTACAAAGGTGAATCATGGGCGTCGTAAGCTTATTATATACCCTATCTGTTTAAATACCATGTGATGAGAGTCCGTCCCCTCCGAAGTCGTGAAGAACCCGGCGAAGGTCTGACATGTTAAGGTATTGCTAGTCACGTGAAAGCTAAGTTTATTTATGTATGGTATGAAACTAACCTATGAGAAGGCTTGACCTAGAGGACGTAATAAAAGGAAAAGGAAATTATGTAGACGATTTACCTTTTTCAGGCTATTATGGAGTATTCGTGAGGAGTCAATACCCTCATGCAATTTTAAGGAAGGTAGACGTTGAAGGTGCGAGAAGGAAAGGAGCGTTTGTGTTGACTGCGGAGGATTTACTATCATTATCGACTCTTAAAGGGAAGGAAGAACAAGAAGGAAGCTCATCTATTTCTTCCCTCTTGGCTTATAAAAAAGTAAGATATGTAGGTGAACCCATAGCTTTGGTAATAGCAAAAGACCCTTACGAGGCAACAGATTTAGCTGAGGAGGTCTCTGTAGATTACGAACCTTTACCTGCAGTAAGTAATATAGACGAAGCACTTAAGAACGACGTCCTAGTATTCGAAGAGTTAGGGACTAACGAGGTATACAAGAAGACTTTTGAATATGGCGAGATGCCTAAAAACGACAAGGAGATCGAGGTCTCCCTTTATTGGAGTAGGTCTTCAGGTAATCCTATAGAGACCTTTGGAGTAATTTCAATTCCTCAAGGAGACGGAGTAACAATTATATCAAACCTTCAAGCCCCTCAGTTCCAGAGTAATGAAATCTCTAAGTACTTTAAGGTAAAAGTAGTCCCTACAAGGCACGGAGGAAGTTTCGGTTCCAAGTTCTCAGTAACTCGTTATGCAATAGTCTTAGGGCTTGCCTCCCTTAAATTTAACATCCCCATTAAGTGGATAGAAACTAGGACTGAACACTTAATGGCCTCTAACAGCTCTGGTCCAGAAAGGAAGTTCAGAATAAAGGCATATTTCAAGAGGGACGGCACAGTCACTGGCCTAGATTTCAAGATCTGGGAAGATATAGGAGCTTCGCTTTACAACGGACAAGCTTTTAAGCCTACTGGAATTCTAGCGGGGCCGTATAAAGTGAAGAACATAAAGTACGACGTTAGCTTAGTCGCTACTAATAAGAATCCTCCAGGGGCGTTTAGGGGAGCAGGAACTCCTCCTCATACTTGGGCTTTAGAAAGGGTAATGGACTTCATTGCGGATGAGCTTAAAATGGAAAGACACGAGGTGAGGAGGAAGAACTTAATAGATTCCTTCCCTTACGACGCTCCTTACGCTCATTACGATTCCGGTAATCCTAGGAACTTACTTGATCTTGCGCTCTCTAGAAAGGACTTGTGGAGTTTGAGGGAAAAAGGTTATGGGGTAGGTTTAGCTTGCTCCACCGATCCTAGCACACCTTCTGGCCAGGAAGGAGTAAAACTATCAATAAGAAATGGTAAAGTAATACTCGGCATAGGTTATGGCCCGGAAGGACAAGGAAATGAACATGTAGGCAAACTTTTAGTGTCAAGGCTTTTGGGAATTCCTCTGGAGACCATTGAAGTCGAGCTTTTAGACAGTGAGAATTCTCCTTCGAGCTTCGGTCCGGGAGGAAGCAGAATGGCCGTTTTCTTGGCTGGGGCGATTAAAGGGGCCGTAGAGGAGCTGGTTAGTAAACTTAGGAGAAAATATAATGCAGAATATAAGGACGGCTTCTTGTTGAGAGGTGAGGAAAAGATTCCTATAACTTCATTGCAGGAGGAAGTTTCTTATGTTTATTCTCAGCAAGGTAAGACAAGGTTTATTGCCTATCCTTTCGCTTGCGATATTGCGGTTGTAAAGGTTGATGAAGAAACAGGGTTAATTAAGCCCGTCAAGTTGGTAGTTTATCTAGACCCGGGTACACCATTGGATGAAGAGGTAGTCAAGGAGCAAGTGATTGGAGGCTCTGCAATAGGAGTTTCTCTTGCTCTTTACGAAAGTTACGTTTACGACAAAGGACAGTTACTTACTTTAAGCCTATCAGACTACGGTCTGCCTAGTGCCGATCAAATGCCCGAATTCGAAGTCCACCTTGTACCTACTCCATCTCCTTATACTCCTTTCGGCGAAAAAGGGATAGGAGAAGTCCCAGTAGGGGTAGCCGCTGCAGCAGTTACAAGTGCTGTTGAGGACGCAATAAAGAAGAGGATATCTAAAGTTCCAATAAGATAAGAA comes from the Acidianus infernus genome and includes:
- a CDS encoding xanthine dehydrogenase family protein molybdopterin-binding subunit, producing the protein MRRLDLEDVIKGKGNYVDDLPFSGYYGVFVRSQYPHAILRKVDVEGARRKGAFVLTAEDLLSLSTLKGKEEQEGSSSISSLLAYKKVRYVGEPIALVIAKDPYEATDLAEEVSVDYEPLPAVSNIDEALKNDVLVFEELGTNEVYKKTFEYGEMPKNDKEIEVSLYWSRSSGNPIETFGVISIPQGDGVTIISNLQAPQFQSNEISKYFKVKVVPTRHGGSFGSKFSVTRYAIVLGLASLKFNIPIKWIETRTEHLMASNSSGPERKFRIKAYFKRDGTVTGLDFKIWEDIGASLYNGQAFKPTGILAGPYKVKNIKYDVSLVATNKNPPGAFRGAGTPPHTWALERVMDFIADELKMERHEVRRKNLIDSFPYDAPYAHYDSGNPRNLLDLALSRKDLWSLREKGYGVGLACSTDPSTPSGQEGVKLSIRNGKVILGIGYGPEGQGNEHVGKLLVSRLLGIPLETIEVELLDSENSPSSFGPGGSRMAVFLAGAIKGAVEELVSKLRRKYNAEYKDGFLLRGEEKIPITSLQEEVSYVYSQQGKTRFIAYPFACDIAVVKVDEETGLIKPVKLVVYLDPGTPLDEEVVKEQVIGGSAIGVSLALYESYVYDKGQLLTLSLSDYGLPSADQMPEFEVHLVPTPSPYTPFGEKGIGEVPVGVAAAAVTSAVEDAIKKRISKVPIR